In Methylococcus geothermalis, one genomic interval encodes:
- a CDS encoding adenylosuccinate synthase gives MAKNIVVIGTQWGDEGKGKLVDLLTEHANAVVRFQGGHNAGHTLVIDGRKTVLHLIPSGILRDSVTCLIGNGVVLSPEALMHEIGVLESVGLSIRDRLIISEACALILPVHVALDNAREAARGGKAIGTTGRGIGPAYEDKVARRGLRAGDLRDPAGLPERLRELLDYHNFMLTRYYGAQGVDFQQTLDNLLDLGGKICPMLGDVAGILHRYQAAGENVLFEGAQGAMLDIDHGTYPYVTSSNTTAGGASCGTGVGLLNFDYVLGITKAYATRVGNGPFPTELLDATGEILSHRGAEFGATTGRRRRCGWFDAVLMRRSARLNGLSGICLTKLDVLDGLSKIGICTGYHYDGQEIDTVPIGADNYARCEPIIEEMPGWQESTAGIRALDDLPPNARAYIKRLEEAVGVNVDIISTGPDRQDTIVMQNPFAAG, from the coding sequence ATGGCAAAAAACATAGTCGTCATCGGAACCCAGTGGGGGGACGAGGGTAAGGGCAAGCTGGTCGACCTCCTGACCGAACACGCCAATGCCGTCGTCCGTTTCCAGGGGGGGCACAATGCGGGCCACACGCTGGTCATCGACGGTCGCAAGACCGTGCTCCATCTCATCCCCTCGGGCATTCTCCGGGACAGTGTCACCTGCCTCATCGGAAACGGCGTCGTTCTCTCGCCGGAAGCGCTGATGCATGAGATCGGGGTGCTGGAGAGCGTCGGGTTGTCGATCCGTGACCGGCTGATCATCAGCGAGGCCTGCGCCTTGATCCTGCCGGTGCATGTCGCCCTGGACAACGCCCGGGAGGCGGCGCGTGGCGGCAAGGCCATCGGCACGACCGGGCGCGGCATCGGGCCCGCCTACGAAGACAAGGTGGCGCGCCGGGGGCTGCGGGCCGGCGATCTCCGCGATCCGGCGGGCTTGCCCGAACGTCTGCGCGAACTGCTCGACTATCACAATTTCATGCTGACCCGGTATTACGGGGCGCAGGGCGTGGATTTCCAGCAGACCCTGGACAATCTGCTGGACTTGGGCGGCAAGATATGCCCCATGCTGGGCGACGTGGCCGGCATCCTGCACCGCTACCAGGCGGCGGGCGAAAACGTGCTGTTCGAGGGGGCGCAAGGGGCGATGCTGGATATCGATCATGGCACCTATCCCTACGTCACTTCGTCCAACACCACGGCGGGCGGCGCCTCCTGCGGCACCGGCGTCGGCCTGCTGAATTTCGACTATGTCCTGGGGATCACCAAGGCCTATGCCACCCGCGTGGGCAATGGTCCGTTTCCGACGGAGTTGCTCGACGCCACCGGCGAGATCCTGAGCCACAGAGGCGCCGAATTCGGTGCGACGACCGGCCGCCGTCGCCGCTGCGGCTGGTTCGACGCCGTGCTCATGCGCCGTTCGGCCAGGCTGAACGGATTGAGCGGCATCTGCTTGACCAAGCTGGACGTGCTCGACGGTCTGTCGAAGATCGGTATCTGTACCGGCTACCATTACGACGGCCAGGAGATCGATACCGTGCCGATCGGTGCGGACAACTATGCCCGTTGCGAACCGATCATCGAAGAAATGCCCGGCTGGCAGGAGTCCACGGCCGGTATCCGTGCCCTGGACGATCTGCCACCCAATGCGCGTGCTTACATCAAGCGGCTGGAAGAGGCCGTTGGTGTCAATGTCGACATCATCTCAACCGGCCCCGACCGGCAGGACACAATCGTCATGCAGAATCCCTTCGCCGCAGGATAA